A window from Gossypium raimondii isolate GPD5lz chromosome 7, ASM2569854v1, whole genome shotgun sequence encodes these proteins:
- the LOC105791684 gene encoding uncharacterized protein LOC105791684 isoform X2 — protein MFTNDQRQQERTGQYGTSRQQYLQELVNQFQNTSDEETKEKIAANLANFAYDPYNYSFLRQLNVLELFLDCITEPNEKLMEFGIGGICNSCVDPANAAIITQCGGIPLVIKCLSSPVRNTVSGENLVFP, from the exons ATGTTTACCAATGATCAAAGGCAGCAAGAAAGAACTGGACAATATGGAACTTCAAGGCAACAATATCTTCAG GAATTGGTGAATCAGTTTCAGAACACGTCTGATGAAG aaacaaaagaaaagattgCTGCAAACTTGGCAAACTTTGCTTATGATCcatataattattctttcttGCGCCAG CTCAATGTTTTGGAACTCTTCCTAGATTGCATAACAGAACCAAACGAGAAGCTTATGGAATTTGGAATTGGAGGCATCTGCAATTCTTGTGTGG ATCCAGCTAATGCTGCTATTATCACTCAGTGCGGTGGAATCCCTCTTGTCATTAAGTGTTTATCAAGTCCAGTCAGAAATACAGTGAGTGGGGAAAATCTAGTTTTTCCTTGA
- the LOC105791684 gene encoding uncharacterized protein LOC105791684 isoform X1, translated as MFTNDQRQQERTGQYGTSRQQYLQELVNQFQNTSDEETKEKIAANLANFAYDPYNYSFLRQLNVLELFLDCITEPNEKLMEFGIGGICNSCVDPANAAIITQCGGIPLVIKCLSSPVRNTVNYALGALYYLCNKSNREEILKPEVIDVIERYAAAQTVNASFSNLAKAFLDKHVS; from the exons ATGTTTACCAATGATCAAAGGCAGCAAGAAAGAACTGGACAATATGGAACTTCAAGGCAACAATATCTTCAG GAATTGGTGAATCAGTTTCAGAACACGTCTGATGAAG aaacaaaagaaaagattgCTGCAAACTTGGCAAACTTTGCTTATGATCcatataattattctttcttGCGCCAG CTCAATGTTTTGGAACTCTTCCTAGATTGCATAACAGAACCAAACGAGAAGCTTATGGAATTTGGAATTGGAGGCATCTGCAATTCTTGTGTGG ATCCAGCTAATGCTGCTATTATCACTCAGTGCGGTGGAATCCCTCTTGTCATTAAGTGTTTATCAAGTCCAGTCAGAAATACA GTGAATTATGCTCTGGGAGCCCTTTATTATCTTTGTAACAAGTCTAACAGGGAGGAGATTCTGAAGCCTGAAGTAATTGATGTCATCGAGAGGTATGCTGCAGCTCAAACTGTAAATGCAAGCTTCAGTAACCTGGCCAAAGCATTTCTTGACAAGCATGTATCTTGA
- the LOC105791675 gene encoding uncharacterized protein LOC105791675, with protein MFIYFPDNCKYLSVAGNPRQQKNKSQKFHSLFLQFLFQSLEATINSKTNAMFWPKYMFSPPPSSAPSPSVRLGHKISITTIHVMALDGIVNVNSLFTFAIFLGLAWYPIPTLIDPSSPASCAAGSNIAENLISCHVYSFSSFLFSSLIALAIKQAIKISKDSNDLAAHGVGASLVDVNLMALRVGMLVSSFGSVLGCGFLMMALVALVQIKLGTLGCGSIYTFAAIGPLVVLVPSALVIYICIVLYALTR; from the coding sequence atgtttatttattttccagaTAACTGCAAATACCTTTCCGTGGCGGGAAATCCACGCCAACAGAAAAACAAATCCCAAAAGTTTCattcactttttcttcaattcttaTTTCAATCTCTGGAAGCAACCATTAATTCCAAAACCAACGCAATGTTTTGGCCGAAATATATGTTTTCTCCTCCACCTTCCTCCGCCCCATCTCCGTCGGTCCGGCTAGGCCACAAGATCAGTATCACCACCATCCATGTAATGGCACTAGACGGGATAGTCAACGTCAACTCACTCTTCACCTTCGCTATATTCCTTGGCCTTGCATGGTACCCCATCCCCACCCTCATAGACCCCAGCTCCCCCGCCTCCTGCGCTGCTGGTTCCAACATCGCTGAGAACCTCATTTCATGCCACGTCTACTCCTTCAGTTCTTTCCTCTTCTCCAGCTTAATTGCATTAGCCATCAAACAAGCCATAAAGATAAGCAAAGACAGCAATGACTTGGCAGCGCATGGGGTTGGTGCCAGTCTTGTGGATGTGAACTTGATGGCATTGAGGGTTGGGATGTTGGTTTCGAGTTTCGGTTCGGTTTTGGGATGTGGGTTTTTGATGATGGCTTTGGTGGCTCTGGTTCAGATTAAGCTGGGGACTTTGGGTTGTGGGAGTATCTACACTTTTGCTGCCATTGGTCCTCTGGTAGTTTTGGTCCCTTCGGCTCTTGTTATCTACATTTGTATTGTTCTTTATGCCTTAACTCGTTAG
- the LOC105791639 gene encoding uncharacterized protein LOC105791639 isoform X3, translating to MTTETVLRYSLPYTLIFTCTAVSPFSFLMFFLWEFTSFVYREGKEMESKKQNGSSSSFTAHLFGSKESSPSSKGIFSSIFPPPSMVHVGGRNSSSSQVLESCPKQPLEGSDWRHGMQESATYTKANKDSNSVFQEERMEPFHLSSSLYYGGRDIYRHSSSTQTSTSYPIFKKDGEHGPNGSNSQDASTGNWWQGSVYY from the exons ATGACTACTGAGACAGTTTTGAGATATTCCCTCCCATATACTTTGATCTTCACCTGCACTGCTGTTtccccattttcttttttgatgttCTTTCTCTGGGAGTTCACTTCTTTTGTATACAGAGAAGGAAAGGAAATGGAGAGTAAGAAACAAAATGGTTCTTCTTCCTCATTCACTGCTCACCTATTTGGTTCCAAGGAATCATCACCATCGTCAAAAGGGATTTTCAGTTCCATTTTCCCACCTCCATCAATGGTACAT GTGGGTGGGAGGAACTCTTCAAGCTCTCAGGTGTTAGAATCATGCCCAAAACAACCTTTAGAAGGATCAGACTGGAGACATGGAATGCAAG AGAGTGCAACATATACCAAAGCCAACAAAGACAGTAACTCTGTTTTTCAGGAAGAAAGGATGGAACCATTCCATTTAAGTTCATCTCTTTACTATGGAGGCCGAGACATATATCGTCATTCTTCAAGTACACAAACTTCTACATCATATCCTATT TTTAAGAAAGATGGAGAACATGGCCCTAATGGAAGCAATTCACAAGATGCTTCTACAGGAAACTGGTGGCAAG GTTCGGTTTATTATTAG
- the LOC105791639 gene encoding uncharacterized protein LOC105791639 isoform X1, which produces MTTETVLRYSLPYTLIFTCTAVSPFSFLMFFLWEFTSFVYREGKEMESKKQNGSSSSFTAHLFGSKESSPSSKGIFSSIFPPPSMVHVGGRNSSSSQVLESCPKQPLEGSDWRHGMQAPLAESATYTKANKDSNSVFQEERMEPFHLSSSLYYGGRDIYRHSSSTQTSTSYPIFKKDGEHGPNGSNSQDASTGNWWQGSVYY; this is translated from the exons ATGACTACTGAGACAGTTTTGAGATATTCCCTCCCATATACTTTGATCTTCACCTGCACTGCTGTTtccccattttcttttttgatgttCTTTCTCTGGGAGTTCACTTCTTTTGTATACAGAGAAGGAAAGGAAATGGAGAGTAAGAAACAAAATGGTTCTTCTTCCTCATTCACTGCTCACCTATTTGGTTCCAAGGAATCATCACCATCGTCAAAAGGGATTTTCAGTTCCATTTTCCCACCTCCATCAATGGTACAT GTGGGTGGGAGGAACTCTTCAAGCTCTCAGGTGTTAGAATCATGCCCAAAACAACCTTTAGAAGGATCAGACTGGAGACATGGAATGCAAG CTCCACTTGCAGAGAGTGCAACATATACCAAAGCCAACAAAGACAGTAACTCTGTTTTTCAGGAAGAAAGGATGGAACCATTCCATTTAAGTTCATCTCTTTACTATGGAGGCCGAGACATATATCGTCATTCTTCAAGTACACAAACTTCTACATCATATCCTATT TTTAAGAAAGATGGAGAACATGGCCCTAATGGAAGCAATTCACAAGATGCTTCTACAGGAAACTGGTGGCAAG GTTCGGTTTATTATTAG
- the LOC105791639 gene encoding uncharacterized protein LOC105791639 isoform X4: MTTETVLRYSLPYTLIFTCTAVSPFSFLMFFLWEFTSFVYREGKEMESKKQNGSSSSFTAHLFGSKESSPSSKGIFSSIFPPPSMVGGRNSSSSQVLESCPKQPLEGSDWRHGMQESATYTKANKDSNSVFQEERMEPFHLSSSLYYGGRDIYRHSSSTQTSTSYPIFKKDGEHGPNGSNSQDASTGNWWQGSVYY, translated from the exons ATGACTACTGAGACAGTTTTGAGATATTCCCTCCCATATACTTTGATCTTCACCTGCACTGCTGTTtccccattttcttttttgatgttCTTTCTCTGGGAGTTCACTTCTTTTGTATACAGAGAAGGAAAGGAAATGGAGAGTAAGAAACAAAATGGTTCTTCTTCCTCATTCACTGCTCACCTATTTGGTTCCAAGGAATCATCACCATCGTCAAAAGGGATTTTCAGTTCCATTTTCCCACCTCCATCAATG GTGGGTGGGAGGAACTCTTCAAGCTCTCAGGTGTTAGAATCATGCCCAAAACAACCTTTAGAAGGATCAGACTGGAGACATGGAATGCAAG AGAGTGCAACATATACCAAAGCCAACAAAGACAGTAACTCTGTTTTTCAGGAAGAAAGGATGGAACCATTCCATTTAAGTTCATCTCTTTACTATGGAGGCCGAGACATATATCGTCATTCTTCAAGTACACAAACTTCTACATCATATCCTATT TTTAAGAAAGATGGAGAACATGGCCCTAATGGAAGCAATTCACAAGATGCTTCTACAGGAAACTGGTGGCAAG GTTCGGTTTATTATTAG
- the LOC105791639 gene encoding uncharacterized protein LOC105791639 isoform X2 — protein sequence MTTETVLRYSLPYTLIFTCTAVSPFSFLMFFLWEFTSFVYREGKEMESKKQNGSSSSFTAHLFGSKESSPSSKGIFSSIFPPPSMVGGRNSSSSQVLESCPKQPLEGSDWRHGMQAPLAESATYTKANKDSNSVFQEERMEPFHLSSSLYYGGRDIYRHSSSTQTSTSYPIFKKDGEHGPNGSNSQDASTGNWWQGSVYY from the exons ATGACTACTGAGACAGTTTTGAGATATTCCCTCCCATATACTTTGATCTTCACCTGCACTGCTGTTtccccattttcttttttgatgttCTTTCTCTGGGAGTTCACTTCTTTTGTATACAGAGAAGGAAAGGAAATGGAGAGTAAGAAACAAAATGGTTCTTCTTCCTCATTCACTGCTCACCTATTTGGTTCCAAGGAATCATCACCATCGTCAAAAGGGATTTTCAGTTCCATTTTCCCACCTCCATCAATG GTGGGTGGGAGGAACTCTTCAAGCTCTCAGGTGTTAGAATCATGCCCAAAACAACCTTTAGAAGGATCAGACTGGAGACATGGAATGCAAG CTCCACTTGCAGAGAGTGCAACATATACCAAAGCCAACAAAGACAGTAACTCTGTTTTTCAGGAAGAAAGGATGGAACCATTCCATTTAAGTTCATCTCTTTACTATGGAGGCCGAGACATATATCGTCATTCTTCAAGTACACAAACTTCTACATCATATCCTATT TTTAAGAAAGATGGAGAACATGGCCCTAATGGAAGCAATTCACAAGATGCTTCTACAGGAAACTGGTGGCAAG GTTCGGTTTATTATTAG